One window of Candidatus Hydrothermales bacterium genomic DNA carries:
- a CDS encoding glycosyltransferase family 4 protein has product MKILTVCTAFPRRRGDVITPWLVRFLKELEKRGHEIYVYTSSYRGLKQRSFNSFKVFRFRYFTSNFETLTHDVAIPERLKESVFYYFLVPFYLFGGIWGVFKYRNFFRRVKIDVIHVHWPIPHIIFGYLFKVFLKKPVVSTFHSAEIIFLKNITKNKLLGKIIFSFFRYFIRKSSFVTVNSSYTKSLIKNFNFPEKFTKVIPFGVSLDFLELNLEEKSHVKEKKILFVGRLVERKGVRYLIEAFKIFCEKYSEYKLCIVGDGPLKEDLLRLTKQLNLEEKVSFLGFVDKSVLLREYLTSSIFVLPAIIDSKGDTEGLGVVLIESMYFGLPVIATSVGGIVDIVIDGYNGLLVKERDVIGLALAMEKLASDSDLREKFIKNAREFVIKNFSWEIIVDKFEKVYALCYS; this is encoded by the coding sequence ATGAAAATTTTGACGGTGTGTACTGCGTTTCCAAGGAGAAGGGGTGATGTTATAACTCCTTGGCTTGTTAGGTTTTTAAAGGAGCTAGAGAAAAGGGGTCATGAAATTTATGTTTACACTTCGTCTTATAGGGGGTTAAAGCAGAGGAGTTTCAATAGTTTTAAAGTTTTTAGATTTAGATATTTTACTTCGAATTTTGAAACTTTAACGCATGATGTAGCTATTCCTGAAAGGTTAAAGGAGAGTGTATTTTATTATTTTTTAGTTCCCTTTTATTTGTTTGGGGGGATATGGGGTGTTTTTAAGTACAGAAATTTTTTTAGGAGGGTTAAGATTGATGTGATTCATGTGCATTGGCCAATTCCACATATTATCTTCGGTTACTTATTTAAGGTTTTTTTAAAAAAACCTGTTGTATCTACCTTTCATAGTGCTGAGATAATTTTTTTGAAAAACATTACAAAGAATAAGCTTTTAGGTAAAATTATTTTCAGTTTTTTTAGATACTTTATAAGAAAATCGAGTTTTGTTACTGTAAATTCTTCGTATACAAAGTCCTTAATAAAAAATTTCAACTTTCCCGAAAAGTTCACGAAAGTTATTCCATTTGGTGTTTCCCTTGATTTTTTGGAGTTAAATTTAGAGGAAAAGAGTCATGTTAAAGAGAAAAAAATTCTTTTTGTGGGGAGGTTGGTTGAAAGGAAGGGTGTAAGATACTTAATTGAAGCATTTAAAATTTTTTGTGAAAAGTATAGTGAATACAAGCTCTGCATAGTTGGTGATGGTCCCTTAAAGGAAGATCTTTTGAGACTAACTAAGCAGTTAAACTTAGAGGAAAAGGTAAGTTTTCTTGGATTTGTTGATAAATCAGTGCTTTTGAGGGAGTATCTTACGTCTTCAATTTTTGTTTTACCTGCTATTATAGATTCAAAGGGTGATACAGAGGGTCTTGGGGTTGTTTTAATAGAGTCTATGTATTTTGGTTTGCCTGTAATTGCTACCTCTGTAGGTGGTATCGTCGATATAGTAATTGATGGTTATAATGGTTTACTTGTTAAAGAAAGGGATGTTATAGGACTTGCTTTAGCGATGGAAAAACTTGCCTCAGACTCCGATTTAAGAGAAAAGTTTATTAAAAATGCAAGAGAGTTCGTTATTAAAAATTTCTCCTGGGAAATTATTGTAGATAAATTTGAAAAAGTTTACGCACTCTGTTATTCTTAA
- a CDS encoding proline--tRNA ligase, which translates to MKFNRSFIPTLRENPKDADNPAYALLLRAGYVRKISAGVFLFLPLGLRSIRKIEKIIREEMDKIGAQEMLFSALSPKSIWEESGRWESFGNDMFRLKDRKNSEFALSPTHEEIVAFLARDEIRSFRELPQIWYQIQTKFRDEPRPRGGLLRCREFSMKDSYSLDATWEGLDESYNKHKMAYERIFKRCGLKFHFVQASSGIMGGKESGEFMVESEWGEDRLVICPKCDYKANMEVAKSRPRVKSYVGEEKKEKVYTPGIKSAKDVSSYLSVPLEGILKSILVLGKEGPLLAIVRGDYELHIGKLSSVLNSDIRIADPDEVKNILGVSIGFVGPLNLKIPIIIDEFANEIVGGVAGAGEEDYHIKGVTPSKDFKLEKIEDIKEAKEGDLCYFCSSEIVFKNAIEIGHIFKLGTRYSETMGIYFTDKDGKRKPVIMGSYGIGLGRILLSTASLYMDEDGLSLPITIAPFEVHIVDFGLDKTITERIEKELKEVDLDYLLDDREETPGVKFKDADLIGIPVRITLGKKVKQELADIYLRKEKEKIEVNLNDLKVKVKEIVEKKKRELNDV; encoded by the coding sequence ATGAAATTCAATAGATCATTTATACCAACACTTAGAGAAAACCCAAAAGACGCCGACAACCCGGCTTACGCCCTCCTTCTTAGAGCAGGATACGTAAGAAAAATCTCAGCAGGAGTGTTTCTATTTTTACCACTCGGTCTTAGAAGCATAAGAAAAATTGAAAAAATAATAAGAGAAGAAATGGATAAGATAGGAGCCCAAGAGATGCTATTTTCAGCCCTCTCTCCTAAATCAATCTGGGAAGAATCTGGAAGATGGGAATCTTTCGGAAATGACATGTTTAGATTAAAAGATAGAAAAAACTCTGAGTTTGCCCTCTCACCAACACATGAGGAGATTGTTGCCTTCCTTGCAAGAGATGAAATTAGATCCTTTAGAGAACTCCCTCAGATATGGTATCAGATCCAAACAAAGTTTAGAGATGAACCAAGACCAAGAGGCGGACTTTTAAGGTGTAGAGAATTTTCCATGAAAGACTCCTACTCACTTGATGCAACCTGGGAGGGATTAGATGAGTCCTATAATAAACACAAAATGGCCTATGAGAGAATTTTCAAAAGATGCGGACTTAAATTCCACTTTGTACAAGCATCTTCAGGAATAATGGGGGGAAAGGAATCAGGCGAGTTTATGGTTGAAAGTGAATGGGGCGAAGATAGGCTTGTAATATGCCCAAAATGTGACTATAAGGCAAACATGGAAGTAGCTAAGTCTAGACCAAGAGTAAAAAGTTATGTAGGTGAGGAGAAAAAAGAAAAAGTTTACACTCCAGGTATAAAGAGTGCAAAAGATGTGTCTTCGTACCTGTCAGTTCCCCTTGAAGGTATTTTAAAAAGTATTTTGGTATTAGGAAAAGAGGGACCATTGCTTGCCATAGTCAGAGGAGACTATGAACTACATATCGGTAAATTATCGTCAGTTTTAAATTCTGACATAAGAATAGCTGATCCAGATGAAGTAAAGAATATATTAGGTGTTTCTATCGGATTTGTTGGACCTCTGAACTTAAAAATTCCAATTATCATAGATGAGTTTGCAAATGAAATTGTGGGAGGCGTCGCCGGAGCAGGAGAAGAAGACTATCACATAAAAGGGGTTACTCCTTCAAAGGATTTTAAATTAGAAAAAATTGAAGATATAAAGGAGGCAAAAGAGGGCGACCTATGCTACTTTTGCTCTAGTGAAATAGTCTTTAAGAATGCAATCGAAATTGGACACATTTTTAAACTGGGTACAAGGTACTCTGAAACAATGGGTATTTACTTCACTGATAAAGACGGAAAGAGAAAACCGGTAATTATGGGAAGCTATGGCATAGGATTAGGTAGAATTCTTCTTTCTACCGCATCTTTATATATGGACGAAGACGGACTTTCCCTCCCCATTACAATAGCACCCTTTGAGGTACATATAGTAGACTTCGGTTTGGATAAAACTATTACTGAAAGAATTGAAAAAGAACTTAAAGAGGTTGATTTAGATTATTTACTTGATGATCGAGAGGAAACACCAGGTGTAAAGTTCAAGGATGCCGATTTAATTGGAATTCCTGTAAGAATAACTTTAGGTAAAAAGGTTAAACAAGAACTTGCAGACATCTATTTAAGAAAAGAAAAAGAAAAAATTGAGGTAAATTTAAACGACCTAAAAGTTAAAGTAAAAGAAATAGTTGAAAAAAAGAAAAGGGAACTAAACGATGTATGA
- the nusA gene encoding transcription termination factor NusA: MKARELIEYVDQITRIRRIDKEYVLKSLKDSFELAIKKYYRDNAFPIEVEINEKTGEIKIWILKKVVNEVKNHNYEISYQEAKKIKPLVVPGENIKVEMSLEELGRGVIYRMREMFTKKIKDAERERIYKDFETKIGEIVRGIVQKVDKSGVYLGLGRADGFMPPEEQIRKEKYRIGAEVRGLVLSVETSGKRPLVKISRTHPNFLRKLLELEVPEILDGIVEIMGIVRIPGERAKVAVRSLDPRVDPQGACIGIRGSRIQIITRELAGEKIDIIPWSENKLEFAKNALSPSRPLHVIREENRIIAVVLDEEIKVAKGIGSQNVQLASKLIGEEIWVISQSEWEGRKKVLIDEMIMPEEIKIELKKETDGVFSIHELRGRLKTLKLEEDEIKKIINENKEKFER, from the coding sequence ATGAAGGCACGTGAACTAATTGAGTACGTAGATCAAATAACGCGCATTAGAAGAATCGACAAAGAATACGTTTTAAAATCTTTAAAAGACTCCTTTGAATTAGCTATTAAAAAATATTATAGGGATAACGCCTTTCCAATTGAAGTTGAAATTAACGAAAAAACCGGCGAGATAAAAATTTGGATTTTAAAAAAAGTCGTCAATGAGGTAAAAAACCATAATTACGAAATATCCTACCAAGAGGCCAAAAAAATAAAACCTCTTGTGGTCCCAGGCGAAAACATTAAAGTCGAGATGAGCCTAGAAGAACTTGGAAGAGGAGTCATATACAGAATGAGAGAAATGTTTACAAAAAAAATAAAAGATGCTGAAAGAGAGAGAATTTATAAAGATTTTGAAACAAAAATAGGAGAAATAGTAAGAGGTATTGTTCAAAAAGTTGATAAATCCGGAGTTTACCTTGGGCTTGGTAGAGCTGATGGCTTTATGCCTCCTGAAGAACAAATTAGAAAAGAAAAGTATAGAATAGGAGCTGAAGTTAGAGGACTTGTTCTAAGCGTTGAAACATCTGGAAAAAGACCCCTTGTAAAAATATCGAGAACTCACCCAAATTTCTTAAGAAAATTACTTGAATTAGAAGTCCCAGAAATATTAGACGGAATAGTGGAGATAATGGGTATTGTTAGAATACCGGGAGAAAGAGCAAAAGTTGCCGTTAGATCTTTAGATCCAAGGGTGGATCCACAGGGAGCCTGTATAGGAATCAGAGGATCAAGAATTCAAATAATTACAAGAGAGCTCGCAGGCGAAAAAATTGATATAATTCCCTGGAGTGAAAATAAATTAGAGTTTGCAAAAAATGCCCTTTCCCCATCGAGACCTTTACATGTTATAAGGGAGGAAAATAGGATTATAGCTGTTGTTCTTGATGAAGAAATAAAAGTCGCAAAAGGCATTGGTTCACAAAATGTACAACTTGCTTCAAAATTGATTGGCGAAGAAATTTGGGTGATCTCTCAAAGTGAATGGGAGGGAAGAAAAAAAGTATTAATAGATGAAATGATTATGCCAGAAGAGATTAAAATAGAGTTAAAGAAAGAAACAGATGGTGTATTCTCTATACACGAACTTAGAGGGAGATTAAAAACACTGAAATTAGAGGAAGATGAAATAAAGAAAATAATAAATGAAAACAAAGAAAAATTCGAAAGATGA
- the infB gene encoding translation initiation factor IF-2: MKKEKETKSKINKLEEQKEKKKEKKKKVRDLAKELEMSTKALKELMKEIGIEVKSHTSFIDQETEKRIREFIERRKTEEMEMLKKKKEIWGEEEKTEKYTEKEPILTEEEIESKLKETLSRLRTGPKIKKKIKKEKEEEKEEILEEKVENVLYIPGALTVAEFAKMMGVDPVKVIEKCISHGLFATINQVLDIDTMMIIGEELGFKIEVKAEEIVEEKKEELEEKRPPVVTVLGHVDHGKTTLLDYIRKTKLAEKEPGRITQHIGAYQIEYNKQKITFIDTPGHEAFTALRARGVKVTDIALLVIAANEGVKEQTREAISHARAASVPIIVAINKMDLPDANPEKVMAEIAEEGLVPEEWGGNTIVVPISAKTGMGIDNLLDAILLVAEEQNLRTTYKGKAKAVVIETKLDKGKGPLCTVIVQRGVLKKKDPILVGTTWGRVRNLYNEWGQTMEEAYPSTPCVVQGLEELPSPGDILITMDSEKEAREEAERRKELKKEQIKRAELQTALTNIQEKIKKGLVKELPVIIKADTQGSVDALSDTLSKMVYEEIRVNVIHKGVGIVTENDVLLASASNGIILAFNTSIDSKVKNLAKNERVLILEHKIIYHALDEIKKILTGMLEPEEIEEIVGQAEVKKVFKVSKFGEVAGCIVKSGRIVKGYTARVKRNGNVIHEGIIDSLKHYQEDVEEIESGKECGIHIVKYEEIKEGDIIEVFIKIKKEKTLE; encoded by the coding sequence ATGAAAAAAGAAAAAGAGACAAAATCAAAAATTAATAAGCTTGAAGAACAAAAGGAAAAGAAAAAAGAAAAAAAGAAAAAAGTAAGGGATCTAGCTAAGGAACTTGAAATGTCCACCAAAGCATTAAAGGAATTAATGAAAGAAATTGGAATTGAAGTAAAATCTCATACGAGTTTCATCGATCAGGAAACGGAGAAGAGGATCAGAGAATTCATCGAAAGAAGAAAAACAGAAGAAATGGAAATGCTAAAAAAGAAAAAGGAAATATGGGGAGAAGAAGAAAAAACAGAAAAATATACCGAAAAGGAACCCATCCTTACCGAAGAAGAAATAGAATCAAAATTAAAAGAAACACTCTCTAGACTAAGAACTGGCCCAAAAATAAAAAAGAAAATTAAAAAAGAAAAGGAAGAAGAAAAAGAGGAAATTTTAGAGGAAAAAGTAGAAAATGTGCTATATATTCCAGGCGCTCTTACTGTTGCAGAGTTTGCAAAAATGATGGGCGTAGATCCAGTAAAAGTAATAGAAAAATGCATTTCACATGGCCTCTTTGCCACAATCAACCAAGTCCTCGATATCGACACAATGATGATAATAGGAGAAGAACTCGGATTCAAAATAGAGGTAAAAGCAGAAGAAATAGTTGAGGAGAAAAAAGAGGAATTAGAAGAAAAAAGACCCCCAGTTGTCACTGTTTTGGGACATGTGGATCATGGCAAAACCACTCTCCTTGACTACATAAGAAAAACTAAATTAGCAGAAAAAGAACCAGGTAGAATAACTCAACATATAGGTGCCTACCAAATTGAATACAATAAACAAAAAATAACATTTATTGATACTCCGGGACATGAGGCTTTTACAGCTTTAAGAGCAAGAGGCGTAAAGGTAACTGATATTGCCCTTTTAGTTATTGCAGCAAACGAGGGCGTCAAAGAACAAACAAGGGAGGCTATCTCCCATGCAAGAGCTGCCTCTGTCCCCATAATCGTTGCAATCAATAAAATGGACCTTCCTGATGCCAACCCTGAAAAAGTAATGGCAGAAATAGCCGAAGAAGGACTAGTTCCTGAAGAATGGGGAGGAAATACAATCGTAGTCCCAATATCAGCTAAAACAGGAATGGGTATAGATAACTTACTTGATGCCATTTTATTAGTCGCCGAAGAACAGAATTTAAGAACAACATATAAAGGAAAGGCAAAGGCCGTCGTTATTGAGACTAAGCTCGATAAAGGTAAAGGGCCACTTTGTACAGTAATAGTGCAAAGAGGTGTTCTGAAAAAGAAAGATCCTATACTTGTAGGCACTACTTGGGGAAGAGTTAGGAATTTGTACAACGAATGGGGTCAAACTATGGAAGAAGCCTATCCATCAACTCCATGCGTTGTACAAGGCTTAGAAGAACTGCCTTCTCCTGGCGATATTCTCATAACAATGGACTCAGAAAAGGAAGCAAGAGAAGAGGCAGAAAGAAGAAAGGAACTTAAAAAAGAGCAAATCAAAAGAGCTGAGCTCCAGACAGCCTTAACAAATATTCAGGAAAAAATTAAAAAGGGCTTAGTAAAAGAGTTACCCGTTATAATAAAAGCAGACACACAGGGATCTGTCGACGCCCTTTCTGATACCCTATCGAAAATGGTTTATGAAGAAATAAGAGTAAATGTAATACATAAAGGGGTAGGAATTGTTACCGAAAATGATGTTCTACTTGCATCTGCCTCAAACGGTATAATACTTGCGTTCAACACATCTATAGACTCGAAAGTAAAAAATCTAGCTAAGAATGAAAGAGTTTTAATTTTAGAACACAAAATTATTTATCATGCATTAGATGAGATCAAAAAAATCTTAACTGGTATGCTTGAACCAGAAGAAATAGAAGAAATTGTTGGCCAAGCTGAGGTAAAGAAAGTTTTCAAAGTTTCAAAATTTGGAGAAGTAGCTGGATGTATAGTAAAAAGTGGGAGAATAGTAAAGGGATATACAGCCAGAGTTAAAAGAAACGGTAATGTAATTCACGAAGGTATAATCGACTCTTTAAAACACTATCAAGAAGACGTTGAGGAAATTGAATCCGGTAAAGAATGTGGGATCCATATTGTAAAATATGAGGAAATTAAAGAAGGAGATATAATTGAAGTATTTATAAAAATAAAAAAAGAAAAGACTCTAGAATGA
- a CDS encoding DUF503 domain-containing protein codes for MSIGGLRVEILIQDSFSLKEKRKILNSLKQRIFNNFNASVAEIDDSELWNKSTLEIAIAAKDQYNLNDKISKIKNFLMKENGIEVLKIEVL; via the coding sequence ATGAGCATAGGAGGTTTAAGAGTTGAAATTTTAATTCAAGATAGCTTTTCATTAAAAGAAAAAAGAAAAATTTTAAACAGCTTAAAACAAAGAATTTTTAACAATTTTAACGCTTCAGTAGCAGAAATAGACGACAGTGAATTGTGGAATAAAAGTACACTAGAGATTGCAATAGCAGCAAAGGACCAGTATAATTTAAACGATAAAATTTCAAAAATAAAAAACTTTTTAATGAAAGAAAACGGAATAGAGGTACTAAAAATAGAGGTGCTTTAA
- the rbfA gene encoding 30S ribosome-binding factor RbfA, which translates to MKTYRPERVSKEIMKAINEVIRDDLNDPRISNLVILEVEVSNDLRRAKIYYTKLKDDQEENIDKVLEKAKSYIRKKIAEKIQLKFVPEIFFIRR; encoded by the coding sequence TTGAAAACCTATAGACCCGAAAGAGTATCAAAAGAAATAATGAAAGCGATAAATGAGGTAATAAGAGACGACTTAAATGACCCCAGAATTTCCAACTTAGTTATACTTGAGGTTGAAGTCTCAAACGATTTAAGGAGAGCCAAGATATACTATACAAAATTAAAAGATGATCAAGAAGAAAACATTGACAAAGTTTTGGAAAAGGCAAAAAGTTACATAAGAAAAAAAATAGCAGAAAAAATTCAACTAAAATTTGTACCCGAAATTTTCTTTATAAGGAGGTAA
- the truB gene encoding tRNA pseudouridine(55) synthase TruB, protein MAEKINGFLNIKKPKGWTTYDCVRHVKKAINQEKVGHAGNLDPHATGVVVIGIGKATKLLPYVMELEKVYIADVRLGILTDTWDITGEIIQRKEVPEFTKEKLEKVIKEFEGEIEQIPPPYSAVRKGGKRLYELARQGIIVTPKSKKVFIKQISLLDVRKNGFTIRVTCSKGTYIRALAKDIAEKLGTVGVIENLLRERVGHFYIKESIDPNEDLLSHIKPLEYGVLHFGEVTLKKSAVEDFEKGVPIPFTSFLRFSANLKRFSFVRVYDEAKNFIGIGQIDVEYLNPRKVFSKFEELPQIEDL, encoded by the coding sequence ATGGCAGAAAAAATAAATGGCTTCCTCAACATAAAAAAACCAAAAGGTTGGACAACTTACGATTGCGTAAGACACGTTAAAAAAGCAATAAACCAAGAAAAAGTAGGACACGCAGGTAATTTAGATCCACACGCAACCGGCGTAGTAGTCATAGGCATAGGAAAAGCAACAAAACTTTTACCCTATGTTATGGAACTTGAAAAAGTATATATAGCTGACGTGAGGCTCGGAATACTAACTGACACTTGGGATATAACTGGTGAAATCATCCAAAGGAAAGAAGTCCCTGAATTTACAAAAGAAAAATTAGAGAAAGTGATAAAGGAATTTGAAGGAGAAATAGAACAAATTCCACCACCCTACTCAGCTGTCAGAAAAGGTGGAAAAAGACTTTATGAATTGGCAAGACAGGGTATAATAGTAACACCTAAATCTAAAAAGGTATTCATAAAACAGATAAGTCTTTTAGATGTTAGAAAAAACGGTTTCACAATTAGAGTAACTTGTTCAAAAGGAACCTACATAAGGGCACTTGCTAAGGATATTGCAGAAAAACTGGGAACAGTTGGCGTAATTGAAAATTTGTTAAGAGAGAGAGTAGGACACTTTTACATAAAAGAATCTATAGATCCTAACGAAGATCTCCTTTCTCATATAAAGCCACTAGAGTACGGTGTTCTCCACTTTGGAGAAGTAACACTCAAAAAGAGCGCTGTAGAAGACTTTGAAAAGGGCGTTCCAATTCCTTTTACAAGCTTTTTAAGATTTTCAGCAAATTTAAAGAGATTCTCATTTGTAAGAGTTTATGATGAAGCAAAGAACTTTATAGGAATAGGTCAAATAGACGTAGAATATTTAAATCCAAGAAAAGTTTTTTCAAAATTCGAGGAATTACCTCAAATTGAAGATTTATAG
- the ribF gene encoding riboflavin biosynthesis protein RibF, whose amino-acid sequence MKIYRIEFPNFPNTEREIVLITGNFDGIHLGHRLLIEEGKKISRIFKKKLVILTFEPHPYLFFHKNQKDFLLNTPEEKIKLIKSLKVDELWILDFNEKLAETSPEDFLRELFKTKISRLIIGPDHTFGKDKKGNIFTLYEFSKEKGIILSLFPFVKNNNRKISSTRIRELIRKGEIEEANKLLGYKFFINGEKIKGSGRGKKIGFPTINLKVSDLKVKPKEGVYIVECYKSNQKFQGLLYYGSRPTFNEKEKVFEVYLFDFKEELKIKNLKVEFYKFIRDDIKFENETELKKQIEKDVNIGYTFFLNKGSKPSKEL is encoded by the coding sequence TTGAAGATTTATAGGATCGAGTTCCCTAATTTTCCAAACACAGAAAGAGAAATTGTTTTAATAACAGGCAACTTCGATGGTATTCACCTGGGACATAGGCTTTTAATTGAAGAAGGAAAGAAAATCTCGAGGATTTTTAAAAAAAAATTAGTTATTTTAACTTTTGAACCACATCCCTATCTCTTTTTTCATAAAAATCAAAAAGATTTTCTCTTAAATACTCCTGAAGAGAAAATTAAATTAATCAAAAGTTTAAAAGTTGACGAATTATGGATATTAGATTTTAACGAAAAACTTGCCGAAACCTCTCCAGAAGATTTTTTAAGAGAACTTTTTAAGACTAAAATATCGAGACTAATCATTGGTCCTGATCACACCTTTGGCAAAGATAAAAAAGGCAATATATTTACTTTATACGAATTTTCAAAAGAAAAGGGCATAATTCTTTCACTTTTCCCCTTTGTTAAAAATAATAACAGGAAAATATCAAGCACAAGAATAAGAGAACTTATTAGAAAAGGAGAAATAGAGGAAGCAAATAAGTTATTGGGATATAAGTTTTTTATAAATGGAGAAAAAATTAAAGGTTCTGGCAGAGGAAAAAAAATTGGCTTTCCCACAATAAATTTAAAAGTTTCTGACCTGAAGGTAAAACCTAAAGAGGGAGTTTATATAGTCGAGTGTTATAAAAGTAACCAAAAATTTCAAGGCCTTCTATACTACGGCAGCCGTCCCACTTTTAACGAGAAAGAAAAAGTTTTTGAAGTTTACCTCTTTGACTTCAAAGAGGAACTTAAAATAAAAAACTTAAAGGTAGAATTCTATAAATTTATTAGAGATGACATAAAATTTGAAAATGAAACTGAATTAAAAAAACAAATTGAAAAAGATGTTAATATAGGGTATACTTTTTTTCTAAATAAGGGTTCAAAGCCCTCAAAAGAGCTTTAA
- the rpsO gene encoding 30S ribosomal protein S15, with the protein MLDKEKKREIIEKFKINEKDTGSEAVQIALITERINYLTEHLKKHKKDVHSRYGLIKLVGKRKRLLNYLKRKNYKLYSKVINELGLRG; encoded by the coding sequence ATGTTAGATAAAGAAAAAAAGAGGGAAATAATTGAAAAATTTAAAATAAATGAAAAAGATACAGGAAGCGAAGCTGTCCAAATTGCCTTAATAACAGAAAGAATAAATTACCTCACTGAACACCTAAAAAAACACAAAAAAGATGTACACTCTAGATACGGACTTATAAAACTTGTCGGTAAAAGAAAAAGACTCCTAAATTATTTAAAAAGAAAAAACTATAAACTATACTCAAAAGTAATAAACGAACTCGGACTAAGAGGATAA